The genomic window GCACGTCGCCCAGGTGGGAGTGCGCGCCCGGGCCGGCGCCCCACCAGTCCCAGTCGCGCCAGTAGGCCTCGTTATGCCGGCACTCGAAGCCGGGCCTCGCCCAGTTGGAGATCTCGTACCACTCGTACCCGACCGCAGCCAGAGCCGCGTCGGCCATCTCGTACTTCGTGGCCTCATCGTCGTCCTCGGGCATGGGCAGCTCGCCGTGCCGCACCTGCGTCCACATCTTCGTGCCCTCCTCGATGACGAGGGCGTACGCGCTCACGTGGTCCGGACCGATCTCGATCGCGGCGTCCAGGCTCCGGGCCCAGTCCTCCATCGACTCCCCCGGCGTGCCGTAGATGAGGTCGACGCTCTGCGACAGCCCCGCCCGCCGCGCCCACTCCACCACCTGGGGCACGCGCTCGGGCCGGTGCGTGCGGTCCAGCGTCCGAAGCACGTGGGGCACGGCCGACTGCATGCCGAAGGAGACGCGCGTGAAGCCGCCCTCCGCCAGCGTCGCGAGCCCGCGCTCGTCCACCGTCTCCGGATTCGCCTCCGTCGTCACCTCAGCGCCGTCGACCAGCCCGAAGGTCTCGCGGACGAGCCCGATCATCCGGCTGAGGTCCTCCGGCGGGAGCATCGTCGGCGTCCCGCCGCCCACGAACACGGTCTCTGCCGGTCGGATCGGCAGCCCTGCCTCCTCCATGCGCGCCCGCGCCAGGCGCAGCTCGCCCGCAAGCGTGCTCACGTAGTCGCTCGCCGAGGCGCCGTCCCCCATCGTGAGGTTGGTGTACGTGTTGAAGTCGCAGTAGCCGCAGCGCACCCGGCAGTACGGCACGTGCAGGTAGACCGAGAAGGGTCGGAGCCGGCCGTCCGGCGCGGGCGCACCGACCTCCGCCGGCAGCTCGCCCATCCCGGGCAGGGGTGCGCCGTCGGGCTGCTTCGGGCTCACTCAGCGCCTTCCGCGTCGGCTCCCCCAGCAATCCCCGAACCCCCGTTGCGCGAGGCCGCCGCCTCCCGCTCCAGCTCCGCCAGCACCGTCTCGCGGTGCTCCGGCGTCCAGGGCTCCTCGGTGCGCACGGCCGTGAGGTCGCGGATCGTGCGTCCCTCGTCGATGCCGCGCTGCTCGAAGCGGGTGAGCACCCGCCCCTCGAAGCGCGGCGACCAACCACCGCGCACGCCGGCTGGCGATCCCGGGTCGATGCCGTTGCCGAGGCTGTCCGCCTCCCAGGTCTCCGCCCCCTGCTCGGGCTCGCGCCCGGCGTCCGGGTAGCGGAAGTACGCCTGCGTCATGTCGGCCTCCAGTCCCTCGGGCAGGGCGCTCGCCGCCTCCAGGACGTCGCGCATCTGCCAGGCGTAGTCCGCCCAGTCCGTCGCGAGCCGCCACGCGCCGCCGGGACGCAGCACGCGGGCGACGGCGTCGGCGAAGGGCGCGGAGACGAGGCGGCGCTTGCGGTGGCGGGGCTTGCGCCACGGGTCCGGGAAGAAGGTCCACACCTCGCTCGCGCAGCCCACGGGCAGCGCGGTGGCGAGCAGCTGGGAGGCGTCCGCAGGGATCACCCGGACGTTGTCGAGCCCGGCCCGTCCGGCGTCGCGGACGATCTTCGCGATAGCGGTCTCCCACACCTCGACGGCCGCGTAGTCGACACCGGGGTTGGCGGCCGCCTGGGCGAGGATCGCCTCGCCGCTACCGGAGCCGACCTCGATGACGAGCGGACGGACCTCGCCGACGTGCCCGAAGGCCGCCGTCGGGTCGAGGCGACAGGCGGGGTCGACGGTGCGGATGGCGTCGTCGCGCGGCACGTCGACGACGTAGCGGGGGCCGAACTCCTCGAGCGCGGCGACCTGGGTGTCGGTGAGGCGGCCGCCGGCGCGGGAGAAGGAGCGCACGCGCGCGTGGATGGCGTGCGAGCGAGGCGGGTGCTGCTGGGGCATCGTCGGGTGGCTCCTCAGCCGATCTGCTCGTGGCTCGCAGTCTGGACGTACTTGCGGGTGAAGGGCGCGAGGACGCAGTTGCCGAAGATCTCGGAGTTGAGCATCGCCTGCGCGTCGCGCGGGTCGTGGTGCGCGAACCATCGCGTGCAGGTCACGCGGTGCCCGGGCGAGACCATGAGGCGGACCTCGTCGCCCGCCTGGATGGTGCCGTTGCGCAGCACGGAGAGGTAGACGCCGACCCGGGCTCGCTCGGAGAAGGTCTCCACCCAGTCGGAGCGGCCGACGCCGCGCGCCATCGTCGGGCAGGGGTTGCGCACACCGGTGACGCGGGCGCGGATCCCGGTGGCCGGGTCCCCGATGGTGAGGATGGCGCCGATCTCGACGTCGTCGATGCCGCCGGCGGGGCCCGGCGCGATGAGCAGGTTCTCCCCCAGCCGCCCCGGGGTCAGCCCGGGCAGGACGCCGGCCCAGTGCTCCTGCTCGGCGGCGTCGAGGAGGTAGAGGGCCTTGTCGGGGCCGCCGTGGTGGGCGGAGTCGGACTGGTGGTCACGTACGACGCCGAGGCGGTGCACCTCGACGGGGCCGTCGACGGGAGCCTTGTTGATGGAGGACTCCCCCGCGGCACCCGCGTCGGGGCGGGTGGCGACGACGGCGCACACGGCCGTCACGGTGCCGACGACGTCGCCGTCGTGGAAGGGCGAGGGCTCGTTCTTGTGGCGGCCGTCGGCGCAGGCGTGCGGGGCGCCGAGGACGCGGGCCAGCGGGAGCGGCTCGAGGTCGGTGCCGTCGTCGGCGAGGGCGGCCTCGAGGACGCCGGGGGTGATGGCGGTGCCGTCGTCGGCCACGGTGACGGCCGCTGCGTCGGCGCCGTGGGCGAGGCGGAGGGCGTCGAGGTCGGTGCTCATCGGCCGGTCCTCGTCACGCTCACGCGCCCGCTGACGTCGCGGGCCACGTGCGCCGTCACGCGGCGGCTCACTTGTCCTTGCCCGTCGGGTTGTCCGCGCCGAGCGCCGCGATGAAGGCCTCCTGGGGGACCTCGACGCGACCGATGGCCTTCATGCGCTTCTTGCCCTCCTTCTGCTTCTCCAGCAGCTTGCGCTTACGCGAGATGTCACCGCCGTAGCACTTGGCGAGCATGTCCTTGCGCAGGGCTCGGATCGTCTCTCGGGCGATGATGCGCGAGCCGACCGCCGCCTGGACGGGCACCTCGAACTGCTGGCGCGGGATGAGCTCCTTGAGGCGCTTGGTGAGCATGACGCCGTAGGAGTAGGCCGAGTCCTTGTGGACGATGGCGCTGAAGGCGTCGACCTTGTCCCCGTTGAGGAGGATGTCCACCTTGACCAGGTCCGCGCTCTGCTCGCCGTCGGTCTCGTAGTCGAGGGAGGCGTAGCCGCGGGTGCGGGACTTGAGCTGGTCGAAGAAGTCGAAGACGATCTCCGCCAGCGGCAGCGTGTAGTGCATCTCCACGCGCGTCTCGGAGAGGTAGTCCATCCCCTTCATCGTGCCGCGGCGCGTCTGGCACAGCTCCATGACGGTGCCGACGAACTCGCTCGGCGTGAGGATCGTGGCGGAGACGACCGGCTCCTTGACGCCCAGGATCTTGCCCTCGGGGAACTCGGACGGGTTCGTCACCGTGTGCGTCTGCTTGTCCTCCGTGGTGACCTCGTAGACGACGGAGGGGGCGGTGGAGATGATGTCGAGGCCGAACTCGCGCTCGAGGCGCTCCTGGATGATCTCCAGGTGCAGCAGGCCCAGGTAGCCGCAGCGGAAGCCGAAGCCGAGGGCCACGGAGGTCTCGGGCTCGTAGGTGAGGGCGGCGTCGTTGAGCTTGAGCTTGTCGAGGGCGTCGCGGAGGGCCGGGAAGTCCGAGCCGTCCACCGGGAACAGGCCCGAGAAGACCATGGGCTTGGGGTCCTGGTAGCCGCCGAGCGCCTCCTCGGCGGGCTTCGCGGCGTTGGTGACGGTGTCGCCGACCTTGGACTGGCGCACGTCCTTGACGCCGGTGATGAGGTAGCCGACCTCGCCGGCGGCCAGCCCCTGGGAGGGCTTGGGCTCGGGGCTGATGACGCCGATCTCGAGGAGGTCGTGGACGGCGCCGGTGGAGAGCATCTCGATGCGCTCGCGCGGCTTGAGGGCGCCGTCGACGACGCGCACGTAGGTGACCACGCCCCGGTAGGTGTCGTAGACGGAGTCGAAGATCATGGCGCGGGCGGCGGCGTCGGGGTCGCCGGCGGGCGGCGGCACGGAGCCGACGATGCGGTCGAGGAGCTCGGGGACGCCCTCGCCGGTCTTGCCGGAGACCTTGAGGACGTCGTCGACGTCGCAGCCGATGAGGGAGGCGATCTCCCCGGCGTGCTTCTCCGGCTCGGCGGCCGGCAGGTCGATCTTGTTGAGGACGGGGATGATCTCGAGGCCGCCCTCGATGGCCATGTAGAGGTTGGCGAGGGTCTGCGCCTGGATGCCCTGGGCGGCGTCGACGAGGAGGACGGCGCCCTCGCAGGCGGCCAGCGAGCGGTTGACCTCGTAGGAGAAGTCGACGTGACCGGGGGTGTCGATCATGTTGAGGGCGTAGGTGCGGCTGACAGGACGAGCGCCGTCCTCCACCGTCACCGTCCACGGCATGCGGACGGCCTGGGACTTGATGGTGATGCCGCGCTCGCGCTCGATGTCCATGCGGTCGAGGTACTGGGTGCGCATGTCGCGCGGGGCGACGACGCCGGTGGCCTGGAGCATGCGGTCCGCCAGCGTCGACTTGCCGTGGTCGATGTGCGCAATGATTGAAAAATTGCGAAGTTGCGCCTGATCCGTGGCCGCGGGCGTGACGGTGGCGGCCTGATCGGACGTGGGGATCGGGGACACGAGTGCCTTCCGGAGTCGGTGGTCGGCCGCCGGGCGGCCTGAGGGTTCCTGGGGGCAGTGTCCCACGGCGCCGCTGCCCCACGTCGTCGTGGCGGTGTGAGCCGCGCCCGACGGCGTCGGCGGCCCCGGGATCGCTCCCGGCCGCCGCGCGAGCTCGTCCCCGGGTCACAGCAGTGCGCGGGCCTCCTCGCAGCGCACGGCGACGGTGTCGAGCAGTCGGGAGGGGATCTCCTTGCCGGCCATGGCGGGATTGTCAGCGCGCTCAGCGGCGACGACGTCGGACAGAGCCTGCGGCAGGACTCGGCTGAGCTCGGCGACGCGGTCGACGACGGCGGCACCATCCATCCGTGCACGCCGGGCCAGCTGAGCGTCGCGGGCGAGCTGCTCCCACTGGGCCCCTCCGATGCGCGCGAGCTCGCGCTCCCCGCCAATGCTCATCGCGGAGGTCCGCCAGGGCGCATCGCCGCCGGATGAGCCGAAGGAGGCGGCGCCTCGCGTGTAGGGCAGGCCCGAGGCGACGTCGTACAGGGGCGCGAGGACGCGGTGCCCGGCGACGTGGAGGATCGAGTAGTTCTTGGAGTGAGCGTCGGGCGCGCCGAGGAGCACGTTGGCGATCAGCCCGTCGACGAACCGGCGCACGGAGGCGCCGGAGTCCGTGCAGGCGTCACCGAGGAGCTCGATGAGCCTCGGCGCCCCAGGCCCACCAGCGGACTCGTACCTTCGACGCGGATAGGTGCTCGTGGCCTGGCAGAGGTCCTCCTGGTGGAGTCGGACGACTCCGCCGCCGGGTCGGACGGCCCGGTCGTAGCGCTCGACGACAACGACCTCCGCGTTCCCGACCGCCTCGTAGCTCGTGGCGACCGCGGGGAGGCCCGCCCGACGGATGGCGGCGAGGCAGAGGCGCTCGCCGAGGGCCTGCTCCTTCATCCCGGTGATGCCGGGCTTGAGGATGTGGGTGGTGGGCTCACTTCCGTGGGCCTCGAACCAGGTGCCGCCCTGGCGGCGCAGGGCGATCTTGGTCTGGGCGCCGGCGAGGGACCAGCCCTCGCCCGGCGCCACCCAGGACGGCTCGCGCCCGGCCTCGAGCGCTCGCAGCCGGTCCGCGAGCGCGTCGTCGTCCAGGGCCGTGAGGCCGCCGTCGTCCGTGAGAGCGGCCGGCAGATCCGCGTCGGTGGCGAAGCGGACGGCGCCGGCGCAGTCGAGGCCGATGTGCTCGAGCAGGGCGAAGGGATTGCGCGGGGAGACGTCGAAGCGCTGCGCGAGGGCCTCGCGGACGCCCGTACGGTCGGGGAGGAGCCCCTCGAGGTAGGGATCAACCTGCCTGCCGGTGTACGGCGCCTCGCGTACAGGGAGCGCGACGCTGAGCTCGGCGGCCCCCTCCCCCGCATACTGGAGGCGGTGCTCACCACCATCGGTCTGCGTGAGCACGGCGACGAGCTCGTCACCGAGAAGGACGTGGAGCCTCCTCACAGGACGCCCAGCTCTCGAAGGCGCATCTCAGCAGCCTCATCGACGGAGGCCGTCGCCCCCGGCTGAGTGGGTGTGCTGCTCCGGTGAGCCGGAGCGGTCGCGGCCGCTCCCTCCGAGGAGATCGTCATCTCAAGGCCGAGGACGTCCATGACGTCAAGCAGTCGCGAGAGCTCCGCGCCCGGACGTCGCCCGGCTTCGACGTCGCCCACCCATCGGCGCGAGACGCCGGCACGTCGTGCGACGTCGGCCTGGGTCCAGCCGAGCCGACGCCGGGCGTCGACGAGCGCGGCACCGATCCGGTGAAGGCTGTTCCGTCGCATGAAGGCACAATACTGTGCCATCGTGAAATGTTCCAGATCCGTAGCATCGAGCGAGGTCCGCAGCTCTACCTCGTCACCCGTCCCGTAGCCTCCCACCCATGGTCGACCGCATCCTCGAGCTGCCCCTGGGCTGGGCCGTCGCCGCCCTGTGGGTCATCGTCATGTGCCGCGCCAACGCCACCTACTGGGTCGGGTGCGCGATCGCCGCGGGCACGGGCCGAAGCCGCTGGGCGGGGCTCCTGGACTCCGCCGCCTACGCACGCGCCCGGTCCATGGCGGAGCGCTGGGGCGTCCTGGCCGTTCCCCTGTCCTTCGCGACCGTCGGCGTCCAGACCTGCGTCCAGCTGTGGGCGGGCGTGACCCGGATGCCGCTGCGCCTCTACCTGCCCGCCGTGTGCGTGGGCTGCCTGCTGTGGGCGGTCATCTACGCGACCGTCGGCCTCGCCGTCGTCGCCGCCTGGTTCTCCGCGGGCGGCGGCTGGGCGCTCCTCGGCGTCACCCTCGTCGTCGCCGCGGTGGTGCTCGTGCGCCGTCGTCTCACCATCCGCGCAGCCGCCGCCCCGACTTGTCCCCCTGAGCGACGTCGCCCTACTCTCGCACCATGATCGCGTTCCGCACCCGACAGTGGTGGTGGCTCCCCAAGGGGCGAGCCACTCACGCCGCGTAAGCGGAACCCACGCAAGAGCTCGCCACCAGGCGGGCTCTTCGCGTTCTCGGAGGCGGGTCCTGGTGGCACGAACAGGAAGGCACAGGATGTCACTCCCTCCCACCCAGCCGGGGGCCACGGGCTCCCCGACCGGCCCGACGGTCCTCACGAGGCAGGTGCGCTACCAGTCCGACGGCGGGCTCCTCCTCGAGCACCTCGCCGCCGCCGGCCTCATCGCCACCACCCCCGACAACGCCGGCAGGGCCCGTCCGCTCGACTCCGTCCTCCTGGAGTCCGTCGACATCGCCACGAAGGTCTCCCGCACGACGATCGCCGTCCTCGAGGCCTCCGCCCGCCTCACCTGCGAGGGCGACACCGTCACCGTCGAGGCGCTCCCCCAGGCCGCCGCCGACGGCGAGGCGGCTATCGCCCGCGTCCGCGGAGCCCTGTCCGAGCACGTCACGGCCGAGGCCGCCGGATCGCTCGCCCTCACGATCCCGCCGGCTCCCGACGACGGCGCCCTCGAGGAGCGCGAGCGCCTCACCGCCCTGTCGACCATCGAGCCGCTGCGCGTCCTGGCCGGCGCCGAGGTGGACCACGAGCACCTGCCGCTGGAGGCCGGGGTCGTCGCCTTCGACTACCTCGCCACCATCGAGACCCTCCCCGAGGTCGCGCCGGGCGCCAACACCTGCCCCGACTACCTCTTCTACGACGCGCGGATCATCCTCGTCATCGACCACCCGACTCGGGCCGCGACCCTCGTGGGCGCGAGCGTCGACGCCGAGCAGCTCACCGCCCGCATGGACGAGCTGGCCGCCGCGATCGACGCGGTCGACGCGGAGGCCCTCGTCCGCGACGCGCAGCTGCGCCTCGCCGCCGTGGAGGACGCCCAGTCCCCGGGCGCGGCCCCCGGCTACACGCGCGCCCCGCGCCCCATCGTCCACGCCGTGCCCACGCAGTCCGACGCCGACTACGCCGCCGCCGTGGAGCGCCTCAAGGAGTCCATCTCCGCGGGCGACATCTACCAGGTGGTCCCCGCACGCGGCTTCACGATGCCCTGCCCGGACGCCCTGGCCGCCTACCACCAGCTGCGCGAGTCCAACCCGAGCCCCTACATGTTCTACGTGGGCGCCCCGGACTTCGAGCTCCTCGGCGCCTCCCCGGAGTCCGCGCTCCTCCACTCGGCGAAGACCGGCGACGTCGCCATCCGCCCCATCGCCGGCACCCGCCCCCGCGGGCTCAACCCGGACGGCTCGGTGGACCACGAGCGCGACACGCGCCTCGAGCTCGAGCTGCGCACGGACGCCAAGGAGGTCGCCGAGCACGTCATGCTCGTCGACCTGGCCCGCAACGACATCGCGCGCGTCTCCGTGCCCGGCACCCGACACGTCGACGTCCTCCTGCGCGTGGACCGGTACAGCCGCGTCATGCACCTCGTCTCCGAGGTGACCGGGACGCTCGCCCCCGACCTCGACGCGCTGGACGCCTTCCGCGCCTCGATGACGATGGGCACGCTCACCGGCGCCCCGAAGCTGCGCGCCGCCGAGCTCATCCGCAGTTGCGAGGGCGTGCGCCGGGGCTCCTACGGCGGCTCCGTGGGCTACGTCCGCGGCGACGGAGAGCTCGACACCTGCATCGTCATCCGCTCCGCCTTCGTCAAGGACGGCACGGCCCTCGTCCAGGCGGGCGCCGGCGTCGTCGCCGACTCGGTGCCCGAGCGCGAGGCCGCGGAGACCGTCCACAAGGCCTCCGCCGTCCTGCACGCCGTCGCCGAAGCCCAGTCGGCCACGCTCCTCATCGACACCGAGACCAGCACAGGGACCAGCACAGGGACCAGCAGAGGGACCAGCACAGGGACCGCCACCGATACCGGCGGAGCCGGCACCACCGAGGGCGCCATGACCGAGAGCAAGGAGGCCTGAGATGCGCGTCGTCCTCCTCGACAACCGCGACTCCTTCGTCTACAACCTCGTCGACCAGTTCGCCTCGCTCGGCGCCGCGATCGAGGTCTACCGCAACACCGTCCCCGCCAAGGTCGTCCTCGACGCCCTCGAGCCGACGGCGGAGGAGGCCGCCCGCGGGCAGCGCCCCGTCCTCGTCGTCTCCCCCGGTCCGGGCCACCCGCGCACGAGCGGCTGCCTCATGGAGCTCCTCGGGGCGGCGATCGAGCGCGGCATCCCGACGCTCGGGATCTGCCTCGGCTTCCAGGGCGTCGTCGAGGCCTGCGGCGGCACCGTCGACCGCGTCGGCCCCGTGCACGGCCGTTCCGTGCGCGTCGAGGTCACCGACGCCGGCCGGGCCGACCAGGCCTTCCAGGTGCTCGCCGGCGGCCCCCTCGACGTCGCCCGCTACCACTCGCTCGGCACCAAGTCGCTGCCCGAGTCCCTCGTGAGCCTCGCCGTCACGGACGCCGAGGACCCGGCCCAGGCCGGCATCGTCATGGCGGCCCGCCACCGCGAGCTGCCGGTCGTCGGCCTGCAGTTCCACCCCGAGTCCGTCCTCACCCCGAACGGCCCCGGGATCCTGCGGGCGCTGACCGCCGAGCTGACCACCTCCCGGGCGGACTGACCGGTCCCGCTCGAAGACACTGCGACGGCGCCCGGCCCGCTGGAACGAAGCCGGCAGCCCGAGGCCGGCCCCGACGTCGTCGCCCACCGACCACCCGACACCGCACCCCGCCAGAAGGGAACCCACCACCATGACCGCACCGACCGGGCCCACCGCGGACGAGCAGCAGGCTGAGGCCGCCCGCGTCCTCCTGCGCTCCACCGTCCAGGGCGAGCGCCTCTCCTTCGACGACGCCCGCGCCGTCTTCGCCGCCCTGTCCTCCGGCGTCTTCTCCGAGGTCGAGACCGCCGCCCTGCTGGCCGCCCTCCACGCCCGCGGCGAGACCGCGGACGAGGTCGCCGGCGCCGCCGACGCCTTCCGCGCCGCCGCCCGGCCCTTCCCCACGATCTCCAAGCCGCTCTTCGACGTCGTCGGCACCGGCGGCGACGGCGTCGGCACCATCAATGTCTCCACCGGCGCCGGCCTCACCGCCGCCTCCATGGGGCTCACCGTCGCCAAGCACGGCAACCGCGCTGTCTCCTCCAAGACCGGCGCCGCCGACGCCATCGCGGCGCTGGGCCTCCCGCTGGACCTCACCCCCGAGCAGGCCGCCTCGGTGCTCGAGAAGGACGGCTTCACCTTCCTCTTCGCGCAGGCCTACCACCCGGCCATGAAGTTCGTGGCCCCCGTGCGCGGAGCCCTCAGGACGCCGACGATCTTCAACATCCTCGGCCCGATCATCAACCCGGCCCGCCTCACCTACCAGGTCATGGGCGTCGCCGACGCCTCCAAGCTCGACATGATCGCCGAGACCCAGGTGCGCCTGGGCCGCGAGCGCGCCCTCGTCGTCAACGGCGCCGGCCTGGACGAGATCACCGTCCACGCCCCCACCACGATCCGCGAGATCGGCCCCGACGGCGTGCGCTCCTACGAGGTCACCCCCGAGGACCTCGGCGTGCGCACCCGCGACCTGTCCGAGATCCTGGGCGGCGAGCCCGAGGAGAACGGCCGCATCCTCCAGGAGGTCTTCGCCGGACGCGGCACCGAGGGCCACCGCGAGGTCATCGCCGTCAACACCGGAGCGCTCCTCTACCTGGCCGGCCGCGCCGCCACCCTCAAGGAGGGCACCGAGGCCGCCCTGGAGCAGCTGGCCTCGGGCAAGGTCGCCGATCGCCTCGAGACCATGACCAAGGACACCGCGGCGGCTCGCGAGGCCACTGCGACTGAGACCGGGAAGGACGCCTGATGACCCCTCGCAGCTCCGACCTCAAGCCCGTCGAGGAGCGGCTCATCGTCTCCGGCACGGTGCTCGACTCCATCGTCGAGGCGCGCCGCAAGCGCGTCCCCGAGCTCCGCGAGCGCTTCGGGCACCTGCGCGCCGAGGACCTGCCGCGCTCCGAGCGCTCCTTCTCCGCCGCCCTGCGCACCCGCAGCGGCGAGCACGCCAGCCCGCAGCCCTCGCTCATCCTCGAGTGCAAGTCCGCCTCGCCGTCGCTGGGCACGATCCGCGGACAGTACGACCCGGCCGAGCTCGCCGCCGCCTACGCGCCGTACGCCTCGGCGGTCTCCGTGCTCACCGAGCCCGACCGCTTCAACGGCTCCTTCGAGGACCTCGAGGCCGTCCGCGCCGTCGTCGACGTGCCGGTCCTGTGCAAGGACTTCATCGTCGACCCGGTCCAGGTGCTCGCCGCCCGGTCGCTCGGCGCCGACGCCATCCTCCTCATGCTGAGCGTCGTCCCCGACGACGTCTACCGCGAGCTCGCCGAGCTGGCCGCCTCGCTCGGCATGGAGGTCCTCACCGAGGTCTCCACCCACGAGGAGATGGAGCGCGCCAAGGCCCTCGGGGCTGAGGTCGTCGGCATC from Actinomyces radicidentis includes these protein-coding regions:
- the hemW gene encoding radical SAM family heme chaperone HemW, whose product is MGELPAEVGAPAPDGRLRPFSVYLHVPYCRVRCGYCDFNTYTNLTMGDGASASDYVSTLAGELRLARARMEEAGLPIRPAETVFVGGGTPTMLPPEDLSRMIGLVRETFGLVDGAEVTTEANPETVDERGLATLAEGGFTRVSFGMQSAVPHVLRTLDRTHRPERVPQVVEWARRAGLSQSVDLIYGTPGESMEDWARSLDAAIEIGPDHVSAYALVIEEGTKMWTQVRHGELPMPEDDDEATKYEMADAALAAVGYEWYEISNWARPGFECRHNEAYWRDWDWWGAGPGAHSHLGDVRTWNTKHPVAWAAQIGQGRLAVAGHEVIDAESRELERVMLGIRLREGMKLASFPRVGEDDGEPGRTPRHLVPVVAQLVADGLLDGAAAAAGRAVLTLRGRLMADTVTRALARIVD
- the trmB gene encoding tRNA (guanosine(46)-N7)-methyltransferase TrmB — its product is MPQQHPPRSHAIHARVRSFSRAGGRLTDTQVAALEEFGPRYVVDVPRDDAIRTVDPACRLDPTAAFGHVGEVRPLVIEVGSGSGEAILAQAAANPGVDYAAVEVWETAIAKIVRDAGRAGLDNVRVIPADASQLLATALPVGCASEVWTFFPDPWRKPRHRKRRLVSAPFADAVARVLRPGGAWRLATDWADYAWQMRDVLEAASALPEGLEADMTQAYFRYPDAGREPEQGAETWEADSLGNGIDPGSPAGVRGGWSPRFEGRVLTRFEQRGIDEGRTIRDLTAVRTEEPWTPEHRETVLAELEREAAASRNGGSGIAGGADAEGAE
- a CDS encoding MOSC domain-containing protein, with the protein product MSTDLDALRLAHGADAAAVTVADDGTAITPGVLEAALADDGTDLEPLPLARVLGAPHACADGRHKNEPSPFHDGDVVGTVTAVCAVVATRPDAGAAGESSINKAPVDGPVEVHRLGVVRDHQSDSAHHGGPDKALYLLDAAEQEHWAGVLPGLTPGRLGENLLIAPGPAGGIDDVEIGAILTIGDPATGIRARVTGVRNPCPTMARGVGRSDWVETFSERARVGVYLSVLRNGTIQAGDEVRLMVSPGHRVTCTRWFAHHDPRDAQAMLNSEIFGNCVLAPFTRKYVQTASHEQIG
- the lepA gene encoding translation elongation factor 4, with translation MSPIPTSDQAATVTPAATDQAQLRNFSIIAHIDHGKSTLADRMLQATGVVAPRDMRTQYLDRMDIERERGITIKSQAVRMPWTVTVEDGARPVSRTYALNMIDTPGHVDFSYEVNRSLAACEGAVLLVDAAQGIQAQTLANLYMAIEGGLEIIPVLNKIDLPAAEPEKHAGEIASLIGCDVDDVLKVSGKTGEGVPELLDRIVGSVPPPAGDPDAAARAMIFDSVYDTYRGVVTYVRVVDGALKPRERIEMLSTGAVHDLLEIGVISPEPKPSQGLAAGEVGYLITGVKDVRQSKVGDTVTNAAKPAEEALGGYQDPKPMVFSGLFPVDGSDFPALRDALDKLKLNDAALTYEPETSVALGFGFRCGYLGLLHLEIIQERLEREFGLDIISTAPSVVYEVTTEDKQTHTVTNPSEFPEGKILGVKEPVVSATILTPSEFVGTVMELCQTRRGTMKGMDYLSETRVEMHYTLPLAEIVFDFFDQLKSRTRGYASLDYETDGEQSADLVKVDILLNGDKVDAFSAIVHKDSAYSYGVMLTKRLKELIPRQQFEVPVQAAVGSRIIARETIRALRKDMLAKCYGGDISRKRKLLEKQKEGKKRMKAIGRVEVPQEAFIAALGADNPTGKDK
- a CDS encoding HipA domain-containing protein, coding for MRRLHVLLGDELVAVLTQTDGGEHRLQYAGEGAAELSVALPVREAPYTGRQVDPYLEGLLPDRTGVREALAQRFDVSPRNPFALLEHIGLDCAGAVRFATDADLPAALTDDGGLTALDDDALADRLRALEAGREPSWVAPGEGWSLAGAQTKIALRRQGGTWFEAHGSEPTTHILKPGITGMKEQALGERLCLAAIRRAGLPAVATSYEAVGNAEVVVVERYDRAVRPGGGVVRLHQEDLCQATSTYPRRRYESAGGPGAPRLIELLGDACTDSGASVRRFVDGLIANVLLGAPDAHSKNYSILHVAGHRVLAPLYDVASGLPYTRGAASFGSSGGDAPWRTSAMSIGGERELARIGGAQWEQLARDAQLARRARMDGAAVVDRVAELSRVLPQALSDVVAAERADNPAMAGKEIPSRLLDTVAVRCEEARALL
- a CDS encoding helix-turn-helix domain-containing protein, translating into MRRNSLHRIGAALVDARRRLGWTQADVARRAGVSRRWVGDVEAGRRPGAELSRLLDVMDVLGLEMTISSEGAAATAPAHRSSTPTQPGATASVDEAAEMRLRELGVL
- a CDS encoding DedA family protein; amino-acid sequence: MVDRILELPLGWAVAALWVIVMCRANATYWVGCAIAAGTGRSRWAGLLDSAAYARARSMAERWGVLAVPLSFATVGVQTCVQLWAGVTRMPLRLYLPAVCVGCLLWAVIYATVGLAVVAAWFSAGGGWALLGVTLVVAAVVLVRRRLTIRAAAAPTCPPERRRPTLAP
- a CDS encoding anthranilate synthase component 1, producing MSLPPTQPGATGSPTGPTVLTRQVRYQSDGGLLLEHLAAAGLIATTPDNAGRARPLDSVLLESVDIATKVSRTTIAVLEASARLTCEGDTVTVEALPQAAADGEAAIARVRGALSEHVTAEAAGSLALTIPPAPDDGALEERERLTALSTIEPLRVLAGAEVDHEHLPLEAGVVAFDYLATIETLPEVAPGANTCPDYLFYDARIILVIDHPTRAATLVGASVDAEQLTARMDELAAAIDAVDAEALVRDAQLRLAAVEDAQSPGAAPGYTRAPRPIVHAVPTQSDADYAAAVERLKESISAGDIYQVVPARGFTMPCPDALAAYHQLRESNPSPYMFYVGAPDFELLGASPESALLHSAKTGDVAIRPIAGTRPRGLNPDGSVDHERDTRLELELRTDAKEVAEHVMLVDLARNDIARVSVPGTRHVDVLLRVDRYSRVMHLVSEVTGTLAPDLDALDAFRASMTMGTLTGAPKLRAAELIRSCEGVRRGSYGGSVGYVRGDGELDTCIVIRSAFVKDGTALVQAGAGVVADSVPEREAAETVHKASAVLHAVAEAQSATLLIDTETSTGTSTGTSRGTSTGTATDTGGAGTTEGAMTESKEA
- a CDS encoding anthranilate synthase component II; this encodes MRVVLLDNRDSFVYNLVDQFASLGAAIEVYRNTVPAKVVLDALEPTAEEAARGQRPVLVVSPGPGHPRTSGCLMELLGAAIERGIPTLGICLGFQGVVEACGGTVDRVGPVHGRSVRVEVTDAGRADQAFQVLAGGPLDVARYHSLGTKSLPESLVSLAVTDAEDPAQAGIVMAARHRELPVVGLQFHPESVLTPNGPGILRALTAELTTSRAD
- the trpD gene encoding anthranilate phosphoribosyltransferase, which translates into the protein MTAPTGPTADEQQAEAARVLLRSTVQGERLSFDDARAVFAALSSGVFSEVETAALLAALHARGETADEVAGAADAFRAAARPFPTISKPLFDVVGTGGDGVGTINVSTGAGLTAASMGLTVAKHGNRAVSSKTGAADAIAALGLPLDLTPEQAASVLEKDGFTFLFAQAYHPAMKFVAPVRGALRTPTIFNILGPIINPARLTYQVMGVADASKLDMIAETQVRLGRERALVVNGAGLDEITVHAPTTIREIGPDGVRSYEVTPEDLGVRTRDLSEILGGEPEENGRILQEVFAGRGTEGHREVIAVNTGALLYLAGRAATLKEGTEAALEQLASGKVADRLETMTKDTAAAREATATETGKDA